GGCTGGGAGGGTGAGACGAATGGGACGCAGCACCTCTACCTCGCCCTGATGGAGAACCCCTGGACCCTCGCCGGCTGGCGCGTCCGCATCGCGAGCCCAACCTACCCCTGGGAAACCGTCGGCGACCTGACCGATGCCGGCGACGGGCTCACCCATGTCGACGTCAACGAAGGGCCCCAATTTCTACACCGAGTAGGTGATGGAGGCGGCCAGGTGTTCATCGTCTACTCCGCCAGCGGCTGCTGGACCGATGCCTACACGCTTGGTCTGCTCGCCGCCGACGCCGGCAGCGACCTGCTCGACCCGGCCTCGTGGATCAAATATCCACAACCCGTTTTCACCTCCGGCCCCGGCGCCCACGCCGCCGGCCACAACTCGTTTTTTACCTCGCCCGACGGATCCGAGAACTGGATTCTCTACCACGCCAACCCCGAGCCCGGGCTCGGATGCGGTGGCCAGCGATCCCCCCGGATGCAGCGGTTCACCTGGAATGCCGACGGAACACCCCGATTTGGCCAGGCCGCACCGCCCGGAGAGGAGCTGCCGGGGCCGGCGGGGGAATAAGGGAATCAGATTACTCCGAAGCGTGCATGCCGTTTTGATGATCGAACATATCTGTCAGCACCTCGGGAATAAGACCTGGTAGGCGAGGGTCTAAACGGCTAATGCGGGCGGCGCACAGGCCATCATCCAGCGGTACATGGGAACCCATTCTGTAGAGACGCCCCAGTGGGGCGTCTCCCGACGGCAGAAATAAATCAGCCGGTTTCAGGAATCCCAAACATGCTGCGCAGCAATCAACCGTTCGGTTTCAGGAATGCGGAAACGTGCTGGACGCCCCACCGGGGCGTCTCTACAAAAGGCAATCTCTATGCTGAAGCAAACGATGCGGGTTCTTGAATTTCGCCTTCTAGCGCTCCTCCTCCTTCCGGCCCTCGCCGGCTGCAGCGGATTTTCCCTGGGAGACAAACAGCCACTGGGTATCGCTTTGCATTACGGCTTTCATGGCGATAACGCGGAGGTGTGGGTCGATGGGGAGCTGGTGTATCAAAGCACCGTGGAGACAAATCCTGTACTGGGACTCGCCGGCGGGCATACAGTCGAGTTGAAGGAAGGCGGCTATCTCGTTACCGTGCGCGTCAACGACGAGGTAGTCGGCTCCCATTTCGTCATCCTCCAGCATCCCCTGTACCTCGGTATAGATTACATAGCCGCCGAGGGACAAATTACGTTTCAGGTGAGAAGAGAGCCGATTGTCTATTTTTAACTGACGTCCCGGGATAAGAAAGGGGCGTCTCCGCGAGGCATCCGTCTTACAGAAACCATCAGGATGATCGTGGCCGTCTGTAGAGACGCCCCGGTGGGGCGTCTCCCGACGGTAGAAATAAATCGGCCGGTTTCAGGAATCCCAAACATGCTGCGCAGCAATCAACCGTTCGGTTTCAGGAATGCGGAAACGTGCTGAGACGCCCCACCGGAGCGTCTCTACAAAAGGCAATCTCTATGCTGAAGCAAACGATGCGGGTTCTTGAATTTCGCCTTCTAGCGCTCCTCCTCCTTCCGGCCCTCGCGGGCTGCAGCGGATTTTCCCTGGAGGACAAGCAGCCTCTGACTCTCGCCCTGCATAGTGGATTTCAGGCCGACGACGTAGAGATCTGGGTCGATCAGGAGCTGGTCTACTCCAGGCAGGTGACATCGAACACATTCACTAGCGCCGGCGGGCTCCAGATGGATTTGAAGGAGGGTGGGTATCTGATAACCGTACGGGTGAACGACGAGGTGTTCGGATCCCAGTTCATTATGCTACAGCGCCCGCTTTTCGTTGGTGTCTCTCAGGATGCCGCCGAAGCGCGCATCGCGTTTTGGGTGAGCCGAGAACAATTCTTCTATGATTGAATCGGATCGGATGGCTAACTTGTCGGCGAACCTGCCCGACGGCGCCCATGCCTGCTGTTTCCATCCTTGTATCCCTGCTCGCCCTCGCCATGGTTTCCGGTTGCGCCTCGCCCGATCCCGCGACCCGCGTCGATGCCCTGTTTGCCGACTACGCCCGGCCAGACATCCCCGGCGCCTCGGTGCTCGTTTTGAAAGAGGGCGAGGTAGTCTACCGGAAGGCGTTCGGGCTGGCGGACCTGGAGGGGGGCGTTCCGGCCACGCCAGCGACGAATTACCGCCTCGCCTCCGTCACCAAACAATTCACCGCCCTGGCCGTGCTCCTCTTGGTGGATGAAGGCCGGATCTCCCTGTATACCCGGCTGACGGACCTCTTCCCGGAGTTCCCCGCCTACGGCCAGGCGATGACGGTGCGGCACCTCCTCACCCACACCTCCGGCCTGATCGATTACGAAGACCACATCCCGGACACGACCACCATCCCCGTCAGGGACCGCGACGTTCTGGCGTCGATGATGGGTCAGGACAGCACGTATTTCCAACCGGGTTCCCAGTTCCGCTACAGCAACTCCGCCTACGCCGTCCTGGCGATGCTCGTGGAGCGGGTGTCCGGTCAGACGTTTGCCGCCTTCCTCCACGACCGCCTCTTCGAGCCACTGCGGATGATCGAGACCGTCGCGTTTGAGGACGGGATATCGACCGTCCCAAACCGCGCCTACGGGTACGCCGGCGCCGAAGGCCGCTTCACGCGCAACGACCAGAGTATCACCAGCGCCGTGTTGGGCGACGGCGGGGTGTACAGTTCGGTGGATGATCTGCGGCTCTGGTACCGCGCGCTCGACGAAGGCCGGCTGCTGAGCCCCGCCCTGATGGCGGACGTGTTCATGCCGGCGGAAAACACCCGGCACGACGGGGCCGGCTACGGCTACGGGTGGTTCGTGGGCGAATACGCCGGCCGGCCTTCCGTGTGGCACACCGGCAGCACCGTCGGCTTCCGAAACGCCGTCGAGCGATTTCCCGAACAAGGGCTGACGGTCATCGTCCTCACCAACCGCGACACCGACGTTCACGACCTGATCCGGCGTGTCGCCGATGTGTATCTTGGGAAGTGAGCCGAGCCTGTTTCGGGCACAAAGCCATGACATAACGGTGTCATCGCCTGGTGTTACCCTGCGATCGTTTTCGGGCAGCCGGCCTGTCGCCTGCCCATCGAACCTACCCGAGATTGTACGACATCATATGACAAACCCCGTTGAAGCCCTGCTGGAGTGGTACGACCATATCCAGCAGGACCATCGCGCCGAAATCGCCGCCCACATCTTTTCTCGCTTGCCGAACCTGGAATACGAGATCAAGGAGGAGGTCGTTGAGAGTGACTTCCGGATCTGGCTCACCGAGGCGACCAAGACGGAGCGCATCATCGGCCAGTTGCTGACCGTCCGCGCCCTGGTTGGGTATTTGATGGAGGTGCGCGGCAATCCGCTGTCCTGGAATTTTTCGATGGATGCGTTCCTCGGCGTGCTCAACGACGACGACGAGAACGAGGGATCGAAAGGGTACGCGCGCGACCGGCTGCTGGAGATCCCGAAGCAGAAATCCGAATGGCTGGAGACGGCCGTGACGTGGCGGAAGCTGAACCGGCAGGTATTGTCGGACAAGGCGCTGCACGATTGGGAGCGGCTGAATCTGATGCAGGAGTCCATCTAAAACCGGTACGCCCGTCATATGAAACACCCCCTCCTGATCCTCCTGTGTATCGCGGCCATCGCGTCGTCCTGTGCGCCGGCGAATGAGACGCCAGAGGCGGCCCCCGCGCCGCTGGTCATGGATGTGTTTCTGCTCGCCGGGCAGTCCAACATGGCCGGCCGGGGCGTCGTGGATGCGGCGGAGAATCAGCCGGATTCACGCGTCCTCGCCTTTGGTAAGGACGGCGTGTGGGCGTCCGCGGTGGATCCCGTTCATTTCGACAAGCCCATTGCCGGCGTCGGTCCGGCACGCGCCTTCGGAATCGCCGTGGTCGACCGGCTGCCCCCCGGCGCCGTCGTCGGCCTCATCCCGGCCGCCGTGGGCGGCTCGCCGATCTCGGCCTGGCGCCCCGGCGCGCGCGACCAGGCCACGGACTCCCATCCGTACGACGACGCGATGCGCCGGCTGGCGCAGGCGCGCCACGACGGCGAGCTGCGCGCGGTGTTGTGGCACCAGGGCGAAAGCGATAGCAAGGAGGCGCTCGCGCCGCTGTACAAGGAGCGGCTGGCTGAATTGATCGCCCGGTTTCGAGAGCAAAGCGGCAACCCCGAGCTGCCTTTTCTGATCGGGCAGATGGGCCGATTTCCCGAGAAGCCCTGGACGGAACCGTGGATCGAAGTCGACCGCGCCCAACGCGAACTGGCCGTTGAGCTTCCATTCGTCGCGTTTGTCCCATCCGATGGATTGACGCACAAAGGCGATACGCTCCACTTCGATGCGGCGTCCGCCCGCGAGCTGGGCCGGCGTTACGCGGAGGCCTACTTCCGGCTCACGGAATTGCCGCCACCCACGCCCGAGTGACCGATTCCCAGGAAACCGTGCAGGATGTCCACTTCCGCTCCATCGATGAATTCCTGGGCTACCTCTCGGCCAACGACCGTGCGATCGTCGACCGGCTGCGGGCCCTCGTCCACGAAACGGTGCCCGAAGCCGAGGAGCGGCTTTCGTACAACGTGCCGTATTACCGCCGGCATGCGGATATCTGTTTCATCTGGCCCGGGTCGGTGGGGTGGGCCGGGAAAACGAAGGCCGGCGTGCAACTCGGGTTCACGCAGGGGGTGCACCTGTACGATCGGCGCGGCTATCTGGAGCGTGGAGGGCGTAAGCAGGTCGGGATGCGGGTGTATCAAGACATCAGCGAGATCGATCCCGACATCATCCGCGAGCTGCTGACAGAGGCTGTTCGGGTGGACGAGGAGCGGCAGGCGGCGCGCCGGCGGCATTGAGACGGTCAGAAATATCTTTTGGTAGCGTCTCGACAGACTCAGATCGCCCTTATTTTCCGCCGTCAGTATGGCATTCCCATATAACCTGTCAATCTGTATGAAAAACACTGTACAAGCCGCTCTTCTGCTCCTGGTTTCTTTCTCGTTCGTCGGGTGTTACCATGCCCGCGTCGAAACCGGCCTCATGCCGTCCGCCCAAGTGGTCGACATCCCGTTTGCCACCAGCTTCATCTACGGCCTCGTTCCTCCGGCCGAGGTAGACGGCGCCGCCGAATGCCCGAACGGTGTGGCCATCGTCGAAACCGAACTCAGCTTCGTGAACTCCCTCGTCGGCGCCATCACGTTCGGCATCTTCACCCCGATGCACATCAAAGTGACGTGTGCCGCCGGCGCCACCGGGATGCTGGACACCGAGCGTGACGAAGTCCTCTTCGGCCAGGCGGATACCTCGGCCGATGTGCAAGACGCCGTCGCCCGCGCCGCCGACGAAGCGGTACGTGAAAGTAAGCCGGTCTATCTGCGCTTCGAATAGTCGCGCTGGATTCCCGATCGACGACGGCCGGAAGAGCGATCTCCCGGCCGTCGCCGTTTCTAGTCGACATCTGTTTGGAAACAGGTGTTCAACACATCAGGGTAGTCCCCATGAAAATCGATATCCCCTTTGCCGTCACCGCGTGGGAGCAGGCCGTATACGATACGCCGGCTGAAGGTCCCGCCCTGGCACGCGCTACCGTCAAGAAAGCCTACAACGGCGCCCTCGTCGGCGAGGGTGTCGCCGAGTTGCTCATGTGCGGCCAGGAAGGCTACATCGCCAACGAACGCGTAACCGGCACGCTCGATGGACGTACGGGAACGTTCGTCATCCAACACGGCGGCATGCGGGTAGGTGACCGGACGATGAACCAGTTCGGCGCCGTCGTCCCGGGCTCTGGCACCGGCGACCTCGCTACGCTCCGCGGCGATGCGATCATCAATCACGGCATGCTGTCGTTCGACTATACGTTTGATTGAGGGTCTTACCATCGCGGGTTATATTGAGGCCTCATATCGCCGCTTCAATCGTGGGATAGTCTCCATGCGCATCCTCTCCAGTTTGATTTTCGCGTCGCCCCACACGGGGTGCGATGTTGTTTCGTTCGACCACAACCTGGCGAACTGACATGAAAATCCCAGTCGACCCCGTACCCGTCTCCGTCGAAGTGTCCGCCTCCGAGGTATTGCAGGGCATCGGTGAGATCCAAGGCACATTGGAGGCCGGCGAGGAGAGCGTCGAGTTTGCTTATCGGACGAAGAGCCTGCTCGACAACCTGTCGCCCGTGCACCGCATGACGATTCCGATCGACGACTTGCGGGACGTCGAATACAACAAGTCGGCCATCGGGGCCAAACTTGTGTTCCGCCCCCGCCGGCTCGAGATTATGGAGCAGATGCCGGGGGACAACGCCCGCGAGATGGTCTTCAAGGTGAAACGGGCGGATCGACCGGCGGCCGACCGGCTCGCATCCTACCTGAAATACCGGCTCTACGAGCAGGACATCGATGCGGACGTCGTGCCGTTTACGCTGCCCGACAAACACATGGGGTTCACCGAGGTGAGCGGGCTGGCGTATCTGGAGGACGAGTTCCTGGTGCTCGACGTTCTTGAACGCGCCGCCACAGGGTCGAACGAAGACCACCATGTGATCAAGATAGAGTTGAAGGCGCTGCTTCGCGTGCAGTTTAATCCGGGTGTCATCAAAGATGTACTGACCGTGCGCCCCAAGGGCGCGGAGTTGCTGGATGCCCTTCCCGGGAAAAACTCGGTGGAAGTCGAACTCAGCATTCGCCGGCGCCACCGAGACGCCGCCGTGGCCCTGGCCCGCCGCGTACAGGCCTACCTCGAAAGCGCCCGAATCGGTTCGGGCGGTGCATAAACGATGATACACGCCACCCCGAACCCCATCGATCGCGTGCGTGCCCTCTGCATGGCCCTCCCCGATGCCTGGGAGAAAATCGCCTGGAGTGAACCTACCTGGCGTCACAAGAAGGTCTTTGCGATGTACGCCTCGGCCGAGAACCACCACGGCGGCGGCCGGCATGCCGTCTGGCTGGCTGCGGCGCCAGGTATACAGGAGATGCTGATCGAAGCCCGGCCCGACGCGATGTTTAGACCTCCGTATATGGGCGTAAAAGGGTGGGTCGGCCTGTTCCTCGATGCCGTGGACGATACCGAACTCGGCCTCCATATCCACAACGCCTACCTGGTGGATGCACCCCCGAAGCTGGCGGCTAAACTGAAGGAAGAAGGATGAAGATCGCCCTCGTTACCGGCGCCGGCTCCGGCATTGGCCGGCAGACCGCCGTCGCCCTGGCCCATGCCGGCTACGCCGTCGTACTGGCCGGCCGGAATGCGGCCTCTCTTGAAGAAACGGCCCGCCTCGCTGGTGCGCCGGAGCGCACCCTCGTCGCCCCGTGCGACGTGACGGATGCCGCCTCGGTGAAACTCTTGTTCGACCGCGTTCGCGAATCCTTTGGCCGGCTGGATCTGCTCTTTAACAACGCCGGCGTCAGCGCGCCGGGGGTGTTGTTGGAGGACCTCGACGTGGCCGACTGGCAGAGGGTCATCGCGACGAACCTCACGGGTGTTTTCCTCTGCACGCAGGAGGCCTTCCGGATGATGAAGGACCAGCATCCTGGCGGCGGCCGCATCATCAACAACGGGTCGATTTCGGCCCACGCGCCCCGGCCAAACTCGGCGCCCTACACGGCGTCGAAACACGCCGTTAC
This window of the Rhodothermales bacterium genome carries:
- a CDS encoding DUF3224 domain-containing protein; this encodes MKIDIPFAVTAWEQAVYDTPAEGPALARATVKKAYNGALVGEGVAELLMCGQEGYIANERVTGTLDGRTGTFVIQHGGMRVGDRTMNQFGAVVPGSGTGDLATLRGDAIINHGMLSFDYTFD
- a CDS encoding serine hydrolase domain-containing protein: MPAVSILVSLLALAMVSGCASPDPATRVDALFADYARPDIPGASVLVLKEGEVVYRKAFGLADLEGGVPATPATNYRLASVTKQFTALAVLLLVDEGRISLYTRLTDLFPEFPAYGQAMTVRHLLTHTSGLIDYEDHIPDTTTIPVRDRDVLASMMGQDSTYFQPGSQFRYSNSAYAVLAMLVERVSGQTFAAFLHDRLFEPLRMIETVAFEDGISTVPNRAYGYAGAEGRFTRNDQSITSAVLGDGGVYSSVDDLRLWYRALDEGRLLSPALMADVFMPAENTRHDGAGYGYGWFVGEYAGRPSVWHTGSTVGFRNAVERFPEQGLTVIVLTNRDTDVHDLIRRVADVYLGK
- a CDS encoding SDR family oxidoreductase yields the protein MKIALVTGAGSGIGRQTAVALAHAGYAVVLAGRNAASLEETARLAGAPERTLVAPCDVTDAASVKLLFDRVRESFGRLDLLFNNAGVSAPGVLLEDLDVADWQRVIATNLTGVFLCTQEAFRMMKDQHPGGGRIINNGSISAHAPRPNSAPYTASKHAVTGLTKATALDGRKYNIACGQIDIGNADTAMAGKMKTGVPQADGSIAIEPTMDVRHVADAVLYMASLPLDANVLTLTVMATAMPFVGRG
- a CDS encoding MmcQ/YjbR family DNA-binding protein, whose product is MRALCMALPDAWEKIAWSEPTWRHKKVFAMYASAENHHGGGRHAVWLAAAPGIQEMLIEARPDAMFRPPYMGVKGWVGLFLDAVDDTELGLHIHNAYLVDAPPKLAAKLKEEG
- a CDS encoding sialate O-acetylesterase is translated as MKHPLLILLCIAAIASSCAPANETPEAAPAPLVMDVFLLAGQSNMAGRGVVDAAENQPDSRVLAFGKDGVWASAVDPVHFDKPIAGVGPARAFGIAVVDRLPPGAVVGLIPAAVGGSPISAWRPGARDQATDSHPYDDAMRRLAQARHDGELRAVLWHQGESDSKEALAPLYKERLAELIARFREQSGNPELPFLIGQMGRFPEKPWTEPWIEVDRAQRELAVELPFVAFVPSDGLTHKGDTLHFDAASARELGRRYAEAYFRLTELPPPTPE
- a CDS encoding Bor family protein gives rise to the protein MKNTVQAALLLLVSFSFVGCYHARVETGLMPSAQVVDIPFATSFIYGLVPPAEVDGAAECPNGVAIVETELSFVNSLVGAITFGIFTPMHIKVTCAAGATGMLDTERDEVLFGQADTSADVQDAVARAADEAVRESKPVYLRFE
- a CDS encoding family 43 glycosylhydrolase, whose product is GWEGETNGTQHLYLALMENPWTLAGWRVRIASPTYPWETVGDLTDAGDGLTHVDVNEGPQFLHRVGDGGGQVFIVYSASGCWTDAYTLGLLAADAGSDLLDPASWIKYPQPVFTSGPGAHAAGHNSFFTSPDGSENWILYHANPEPGLGCGGQRSPRMQRFTWNADGTPRFGQAAPPGEELPGPAGE
- a CDS encoding DUF1801 domain-containing protein, which gives rise to MTDSQETVQDVHFRSIDEFLGYLSANDRAIVDRLRALVHETVPEAEERLSYNVPYYRRHADICFIWPGSVGWAGKTKAGVQLGFTQGVHLYDRRGYLERGGRKQVGMRVYQDISEIDPDIIRELLTEAVRVDEERQAARRRH